The following coding sequences are from one Novosphingobium sp. KACC 22771 window:
- a CDS encoding phage portal protein has translation MTFLETIASAFKGKGARVPLAQSYVSPWVFSNGQSGRQPFDYHQAVRRAYLENPVAHRAVRLVADGIAGAPLAPTDPSLAMLVLETSAGQSLLETLASQLLLHGNAYVQILKDGLGYPVELFALRPERVSLVFGQDGWPTGITYRVGDRSMTIPMCDADASPNIIHIKGYHPGDDHYGAGCLGAADQAVATHNAAANWNRSLLENAARPSGALVYDAGNGGGLSGEQFDRLREELNRVFSGSPNAGRPMLLEGGLKWQSMSMSPADMDFAALKSAAARDIALAFGVPPMLLGLPGDSTYNNYKEANKALWRLTLLPLADKLLSAIAEGLETWFPDARLGIDLDRIPALAEDRQALWSQINAANFLTDAEKREMLGLPALGLAPEAAPVQP, from the coding sequence ATGACCTTCCTTGAAACCATCGCTTCCGCCTTCAAGGGCAAGGGAGCCCGCGTGCCGCTGGCGCAATCCTATGTCTCGCCATGGGTTTTCAGCAACGGCCAGAGCGGTCGGCAGCCCTTTGATTATCATCAGGCGGTGCGCCGCGCCTATCTGGAAAATCCGGTGGCGCATCGCGCCGTGCGGCTGGTGGCCGATGGCATTGCCGGGGCGCCGCTGGCTCCGACCGATCCTTCGCTGGCCATGCTGGTGCTGGAAACCTCGGCGGGGCAATCGCTGCTCGAAACGCTGGCCAGCCAGTTGCTGCTTCACGGCAATGCCTATGTGCAGATCCTCAAGGACGGACTGGGCTATCCGGTTGAACTCTTCGCGCTGCGCCCCGAACGGGTGTCGCTGGTGTTCGGTCAGGATGGCTGGCCCACGGGCATCACCTATCGCGTGGGCGACCGCTCGATGACCATCCCGATGTGCGATGCCGATGCCTCGCCCAATATCATCCACATCAAGGGCTATCATCCGGGCGACGATCATTATGGCGCAGGCTGCCTTGGCGCGGCGGATCAGGCGGTGGCCACGCATAATGCGGCGGCCAATTGGAACCGGTCCTTGCTGGAAAATGCCGCGCGGCCTTCGGGGGCGCTGGTCTATGATGCGGGCAATGGCGGGGGCCTGTCGGGCGAACAGTTCGACCGGCTGCGCGAGGAATTGAACCGGGTGTTTTCCGGCTCTCCCAATGCCGGCCGGCCGATGCTGCTCGAAGGGGGGCTGAAATGGCAGTCGATGTCGATGTCGCCCGCCGACATGGATTTTGCCGCGCTCAAATCCGCCGCCGCGCGCGATATTGCGCTGGCCTTTGGCGTGCCGCCGATGCTGCTGGGCCTGCCGGGCGACAGCACGTATAACAATTACAAGGAGGCCAACAAGGCGCTCTGGCGGCTGACGCTGCTGCCGCTGGCCGACAAGCTGCTTTCGGCCATTGCCGAGGGGCTGGAAACCTGGTTCCCCGATGCGCGTCTTGGGATCGACCTTGATCGCATCCCCGCGCTGGCCGAGGACCGGCAGGCGCTGTGGAGCCAGATCAACGCCGCCAATTTCCTGACCGATGCGGAAAAGCGCGAGATGCTGGGGCTTCCCGCGCTTGGTTTGGCGCCCGAAGCCGCCCCGGTGCAGCCATGA
- a CDS encoding DUF6127 family protein: protein MKREDMLARLMAQENADGGDLITLRAIVEEASELGAARMLARMGLNDDGASDDLSELRELLRAWRDAKRSMWKAVIDWLVRAGLAAVLVGIAMRSGAGELLK from the coding sequence ATGAAGCGCGAGGACATGCTGGCGCGGCTGATGGCGCAGGAAAATGCCGATGGCGGCGACCTGATCACCCTGCGCGCGATTGTCGAGGAGGCCAGCGAACTGGGCGCGGCGCGCATGCTGGCGCGCATGGGCCTGAATGACGATGGCGCCTCCGATGACCTGTCGGAACTGCGCGAACTGTTGCGCGCGTGGCGCGATGCCAAGCGCAGCATGTGGAAGGCGGTAATCGACTGGCTGGTGCGCGCCGGACTGGCTGCGGTGCTGGTGGGGATCGCGATGCGGTCGGGTGCGGGAGAGTTGTTGAAATGA
- a CDS encoding HK97 family phage prohead protease: MTIQTDSTLRFAGYAALFDKRDAGRDTIRPGAFSRTLAERDARRQGPLPLYWQHNPDQRIGWIENAAEDERGLRVIARIDNPAGGAAAALKTGKVTGLSFGYRARAFDRDAQGRELRDIDLYEVSLVSHPMQHDARVHMVSGATAA, from the coding sequence ATGACGATACAAACCGACAGCACCCTGCGCTTTGCCGGCTATGCCGCCCTGTTCGACAAGCGCGACGCGGGGCGCGACACGATCCGCCCGGGCGCCTTTTCCCGCACGCTGGCCGAGCGCGATGCCCGCCGCCAAGGCCCCCTGCCCCTCTATTGGCAGCACAACCCGGACCAGCGCATCGGCTGGATCGAAAATGCCGCCGAGGACGAGCGGGGGCTGCGCGTCATCGCCCGGATCGACAATCCGGCGGGCGGCGCGGCCGCCGCGCTCAAAACCGGCAAGGTCACGGGCCTGAGCTTTGGCTATCGCGCCCGCGCCTTTGACCGCGACGCGCAGGGGCGCGAATTGCGCGACATCGACCTTTATGAAGTCAGCCTGGTGTCCCACCCGATGCAGCATGACGCACGGGTCCATATGGTCAGCGGAGCAACCGCCGCCTGA
- a CDS encoding phage major capsid protein, whose protein sequence is MEHENLSNGLDASFDIVARQEAADAALLALRGEIEEVKSRFRTSRPPLGATHGGDHELKGFVDGYLRAGRDAELKSLNTAVMGDGGFVVPTVLDQQIAERLLRLSPIRAIAQVVQTTTSDYRKLIATGAPQSGWASQTAARGETTSPKFAEIIPPSGELYANPSATQFMLDDAGFDVEAWLAGQIANEFARAEGAAFVSGTGTNQPLGFLTGTPSSADDTTRSFGTLQYLGSGDAAGLGTMPDDRLIDMVMALKPAHRQGAAWVMNAATIAQIRKVKDSTGAYIWQPSVMEGQPNRLLGYPVVEAADMPDVAAGAYPIAFGNFQNGYLITERFGTRLLRDPYSNKPYVNFYATKRVGGQVLDSDAIKLLKITA, encoded by the coding sequence ATGGAACATGAAAACCTGAGCAATGGTCTCGACGCTTCGTTCGATATCGTGGCCCGTCAGGAAGCCGCCGATGCCGCGCTTTTGGCGCTGCGCGGCGAGATTGAGGAAGTAAAGTCACGGTTTCGCACGTCCCGCCCGCCGTTGGGGGCAACCCATGGCGGCGATCACGAGCTGAAGGGCTTTGTCGATGGCTATCTGCGTGCCGGGCGCGATGCCGAGCTGAAATCGCTCAACACCGCCGTGATGGGCGATGGCGGTTTTGTCGTTCCCACCGTGCTGGACCAGCAGATCGCCGAACGTCTGCTGCGCCTCAGCCCAATCCGCGCCATTGCGCAGGTGGTCCAGACCACCACCTCGGACTATCGCAAGCTGATCGCCACCGGTGCGCCCCAGTCGGGCTGGGCCAGCCAGACCGCCGCGCGCGGCGAAACCACCTCGCCCAAATTTGCCGAGATCATCCCCCCCTCGGGCGAGCTTTATGCCAACCCTTCGGCCACGCAGTTCATGCTCGACGATGCCGGTTTTGATGTCGAAGCCTGGCTGGCGGGCCAGATCGCCAATGAATTTGCCCGCGCCGAAGGGGCCGCCTTCGTTTCGGGCACCGGCACCAACCAGCCGCTGGGCTTTTTGACCGGCACGCCCAGCAGCGCCGATGACACGACGCGCAGCTTCGGCACGCTCCAGTATCTGGGCTCGGGCGATGCCGCCGGGCTGGGCACGATGCCCGATGATCGCCTGATCGACATGGTGATGGCGCTCAAACCCGCCCACCGTCAGGGCGCGGCATGGGTGATGAATGCGGCCACCATCGCCCAGATCCGCAAGGTCAAGGATTCGACCGGCGCCTATATCTGGCAGCCTTCGGTGATGGAGGGCCAGCCCAACCGCCTGCTGGGCTATCCGGTGGTCGAGGCGGCCGATATGCCCGATGTGGCCGCCGGGGCCTATCCCATCGCCTTCGGCAATTTCCAGAACGGCTATCTGATCACCGAGCGTTTCGGCACCCGTCTGCTGCGCGATCCCTACAGCAACAAGCCCTATGTCAACTTCTACGCCACCAAGCGCGTGGGCGGACAGGTGCTGGATAGCGACGCGATCAAGCTGCTCAAGATCACCGCCTAA
- a CDS encoding head-tail connector protein, with protein MTRVIVTPPVLAPAALAELKDWLGITISADDAGLTGLLSTALEVCADYIGMVPLSATYEETVCVPTGRMAMPGPEDWQSCTYPGDWQTRATHDGWHRLSLRPVSAFVSVEALSSTGQRTALATDRYGVRIDGDGQGAIRIPAGSGLDRVVVRYCAGMADQWSGLPESLRHGIMRLAAHQYRQRESTGADALPPASVTALWRPWRRMRLA; from the coding sequence ATGACGCGGGTTATCGTCACGCCACCGGTCCTGGCACCTGCGGCGCTGGCCGAGCTGAAGGACTGGCTTGGCATCACCATTTCGGCGGACGATGCGGGTCTGACCGGCCTGCTCAGCACCGCGCTGGAGGTTTGCGCCGATTATATCGGGATGGTGCCGTTGAGCGCCACGTATGAAGAAACGGTCTGTGTCCCCACAGGGCGGATGGCCATGCCCGGTCCGGAGGATTGGCAAAGCTGCACCTATCCGGGCGATTGGCAGACGCGGGCAACCCACGACGGGTGGCACCGGCTGAGCCTTCGCCCGGTCAGTGCATTTGTCTCGGTTGAGGCCTTGAGCAGCACGGGGCAGCGTACTGCGCTGGCCACCGACCGCTATGGCGTGCGGATCGACGGCGATGGGCAAGGCGCGATCCGCATTCCTGCGGGCAGCGGGCTCGACCGGGTGGTGGTGCGCTATTGCGCAGGAATGGCCGATCAATGGTCGGGCCTGCCCGAATCTTTGCGCCACGGGATCATGCGCCTGGCCGCCCATCAATATCGCCAGCGCGAAAGCACCGGGGCCGACGCCCTGCCGCCTGCGTCGGTCACGGCCCTTTGGCGGCCGTGGCGCCGGATGCGTCTGGCATGA
- a CDS encoding DUF3168 domain-containing protein translates to MEIPLRASLIEWLAGDALLVTMLNSVTEEAPSRTALPWLAIATSASVDWSTKSEAGCETRIALELHLRGDRPEDGAAVTAAVQARVASLPRDQGAYRIVTLNFLRSRAEARPNNTRAMLLEYRFRTIAA, encoded by the coding sequence ATGGAAATTCCCCTGCGCGCCAGTCTGATCGAATGGCTGGCTGGCGATGCGTTGCTTGTCACCATGCTCAATTCCGTCACCGAGGAAGCGCCCAGCCGCACCGCTTTGCCGTGGCTGGCCATCGCCACCAGCGCCAGCGTGGATTGGAGCACCAAGAGCGAGGCGGGATGCGAAACGCGCATCGCTCTTGAACTCCACCTGCGCGGCGACCGGCCCGAGGATGGCGCAGCGGTGACGGCCGCGGTTCAGGCCCGCGTTGCCAGCCTGCCGCGTGATCAGGGCGCCTATCGCATCGTCACGCTCAACTTCCTGCGCAGCCGCGCAGAAGCGCGGCCCAACAACACGCGCGCGATGCTCTTGGAATATCGCTTCCGCACCATCGCCGCCTGA
- a CDS encoding phage major tail protein, TP901-1 family gives MTAQSGAAFLLKITDGAATPTFNTVAGLRTTQMSIAGQAVTITTKDSAGWRDLLSGAGARTVSVSAAGVFMGSAAEARIRTNALNGAIDTYQLSFEDGSKMQGKFLVQKLEYSGDYNNERSYTIQLESSGPVVSV, from the coding sequence ATGACCGCTCAATCGGGAGCCGCCTTTCTGCTGAAAATCACCGATGGCGCCGCCACGCCCACGTTCAACACCGTGGCGGGCCTGCGCACCACCCAGATGTCGATTGCCGGCCAAGCCGTGACCATCACCACCAAGGACAGCGCGGGCTGGCGCGATCTGCTGTCCGGCGCGGGCGCGCGCACCGTTTCGGTCAGCGCCGCAGGCGTGTTCATGGGATCGGCCGCCGAGGCCCGCATCCGCACCAATGCGCTGAACGGAGCGATCGACACCTATCAGCTCAGCTTCGAAGACGGCAGCAAAATGCAGGGCAAGTTCCTGGTCCAGAAGCTGGAATATTCGGGCGATTACAACAATGAGCGCTCCTATACAATCCAGTTGGAAAGCTCTGGGCCGGTGGTGTCGGTATGA
- a CDS encoding gene transfer agent family protein, whose translation MNPANPWRGESSLIVAGEARVLRPSFAALVAAEEELGPLFALVERAAAGQLRLAELIGLFWHCLARRDGLTREQLGEAVVAQGLAGVSPQLRGLLGQILQGEG comes from the coding sequence ATGAACCCGGCCAACCCCTGGCGCGGCGAATCCAGCCTGATCGTGGCGGGCGAGGCGCGCGTGCTGCGCCCCAGCTTTGCCGCGCTGGTGGCCGCCGAGGAGGAATTGGGGCCGCTCTTCGCTTTGGTGGAGCGGGCGGCGGCGGGGCAATTGCGGCTGGCCGAACTGATCGGCCTGTTCTGGCATTGCCTGGCCCGGCGCGATGGGCTCACCCGCGAGCAATTGGGCGAGGCGGTGGTGGCGCAGGGGCTGGCGGGCGTATCTCCCCAATTGCGCGGCCTGTTGGGCCAGATCCTGCAGGGCGAAGGGTGA